The proteins below come from a single Sorghum bicolor cultivar BTx623 chromosome 4, Sorghum_bicolor_NCBIv3, whole genome shotgun sequence genomic window:
- the LOC8068886 gene encoding NADPH-dependent pterin aldehyde reductase, which translates to MTAPKPGGGAAAAARAAAAGPRTVLITGVSRGLGRALALELARRGHAVVGCGRSAEHLRSLEAEITSPSRHFLTVADVRSDSSVAELAKAVVERKQVPDIIVNNAGTINKNNKTWNVPAEDFDMVVDTNIKGTANVLRHFVPLMIEKRHGIIINLSSGWGRSAAAEVAPYCASKWAIEGLTRSLAKELPPGLAAIALSPGVVNTDMLTSCFGSSAALYQTTETWAPKAATMILSLSLDDNGASLTV; encoded by the exons ATGACGGCGCCCAAGCCTGGCGGGggagcggcggccgcggcgcggGCGGCCGCGGCGGGGCCCAGGACGGTGCTCATCACGGGGGTCAGCAGGGGGCTTGGCCGGGCCCTGGCGCTCGAGCTCGCGCGTCGCGGGCACGCGGTGGTCGGCTGCGGCCGctccgccgagcacctccgctccCTCGAGGCAGAGATCACGTCGCCGTCGCGCCACTTCCTCACCGTCGCCGATGTC AGGTCTGACAGCAGTGTGGCCGAGCTGGCAAAGGCTGTTGTGGAAAGGAAGCAAGTTCCAGATATTATAG TAAACAATGCTGGTACAATAAACAAGAATAACAAGACATGGAATGTACCAGCGGAAGATTTTGATATGGTGGTCGATACAAATATCAAAGGAACAGCAAATGTGCTTCGCCATTTCGTACCACTTATGATAGAGAAGAGACATGGgattataattaatctatcctcTGGTTGGGGAAGATCTGCTGCTGCAGAG GTTGCTCCATATTGTGCTTCGAAGTGGGCGATTGAGGGCTTGACACGCTCGTTGGCTAAAGAGCTGCCTCCTGGATTGGCAGCCATTGCTCTTAGCCCTGGTGTCGTGAATACTGACATGCTTACTTCATGCTTTGGAAGCTCAGCCGCATTGTATCAAACAACTGAAACATG GGCACCCAAGGCAGCTACAATGATACTAAGCCTTTCACTCGATGATAACGGTGCCTCCTTGACTGTATGA